CCATAGAAAAACTAACACTGATTCCTTTCTTTTCACAAAAGCTCTTAAAATTGGAAGACATGTATTCACCACCTCTGTCACACCTTAAATTCTCTATGCGCGAATTAAACTTAGCCTCAACCATAGCTGTGTACATCTTAAATTTTTCAAAGACTTCTGATTTATTTCTCAGCAAATATGTGACACAGAAATGACTATAGTGATCAATAAAAGTCACAAAATAGTTAAACCCATCATATGTTGGTGGGAATATTTTTCCACACACATCAGAAGACACACATTGAAGTACTCTCTTTGCTTTGCGTTCTTCTGGTATAGCCTTCAGATAGGGTAGCTTAGTTTGTTTACCTTTCAAGCACACATCACATAACTCAGTGGGATACTTGGAAGAATGTCCCATTCTTCTATGCATCACATTGCTTGACACAGCTTTCACCATGGTTGCATTAGCGTGCTCTGGTATGAGATGCATCTTAACTACATACAATCTTCCAAACACTTGTCCCAACATAACCTTACGACCACACACAATTTTAACACAAGAGTTTTCAAAACTTACTTTACATCCTTTCTCTTCTAACTTACGGACTGAAAGTAAGTTAAATGCCAAGTTCTCACACACTAAAACATCCCTAATCTTTATGTTTTCACCTCCTTCAGACATACAAGAAATATTTCCTTTGCTCACAGCTTTCAATGACTCACCTGCCTTAGCCACATTAATGTCGAAGTTCACATCAGTTATATCACTTAGATATTTTTGATAGCAACTTTTAATGATATGGCAACTTGCACCACtatcaataacaaaaataacttctattagtTCACCATCATTCATTGCAGACTGTTCACTGTCCACATGCCCGCATGACGAACTTTCTGTATCGAACAATGTCAAAAAAGAAAATTCCAGATCCTCATTTGTAGTTGCAGCAGTATCCTTATTCTTCAATTTTGGACAATTAAATTTCATGTGTCCCTGTACTTTGCAATAATAACACTTTCCATTAAAACTTCTACCTGGAACATAATTACCTTTGTTATGCTTATGCTGTGAATACTGATGAGATTGTCCTCTTAATCCCTTGTATGCTGCAAAAACGTTTTGTGGGCCTTTATCTTTCTTCAGAAGTCTCTCTTCTTCTGCTAatagagtatttttcacatactCAAATTTCACAGCCGACTTATCTTTATTATACAATATATCCATGGCAGATACAACACTATCAAAATCTGAGGGCATCGCCACCAACAATTGATTAACCATTTCATCTTCCTCAATCTTTCCACCAGCCACCTTGACTTCCGAGGCCATAGACTCGAATTGCTGTAAAAATTCTTGAAGAGGCTTTTCTTTCTTGTATTCCAGTTTCCGCCAAGCTTTCTGTGCAGTCACCATGGATTTCATCCCACGTTTTTCATATGTAGTTGCTAGGGTGTCCACAATTTCTTTTGCCGTGATTTTATTCATAATCATTGGCAACATGTTGTCTGCCAATCCTTGGACGAGAAGATTTCGGGCTTTGACGTCTTCTTGCTTAAATCGTTTAAGATCAGCTTCTACCGTCGGAGGTTCTGTTGTCAACATGTGTAATACTCCATTCTGTTCCAACAGTAACTTCATCCGATAGAACCAGTTACTAAAGTTTACACCATCAAATGGTCTAATCCCAAATGGTACGTTTGCCGCATTCGCCATACTTGAATACGACATGTTTCACCAAAGACCATACACTGATAACAACCATACACACGAGTCACATGAAGCCCTTAACCAAAAACTGCATATTCTCCATAAAACCAACTATATCTCTTGAACAGAAGTTGCCTACTggctctgggcccataacctattaGAGTTAACACAGTAATACGCGTTCACTTCTGTTACTATATATATGGTTTTATTGGATTGACTTCACAGTCTACATTTTATTATAAACGAAGTGTGTCAGCAGCCTACACAACAACAACGGAAGTCCCAAAAAAAACAATGCTGCCAACATTAACACATAACATCCTCTTCCACTAACAGAATAATACCAAAACCAGAATCACTTATATTACGTACCTATACTAGAAGGACGATGATACATAGTATAAAGAACTAAATCGGAATTGTCATCaacatagaccccaaaaccatcaactcaaaagtttgtgtgtgtgtgtgtgtgtgtatatatatatatatatatatatatatatatatatatatatatatatatatatataattttttatggacataataactgaaataatttggcacaaatcacttccaaactgttaTATAAAATATGGTTATGGATAATCTTGGTCGAGTTCTTTTATGGCCGAAATcagaccaaaggggtagaaatggggaaggttttttgaaaaacagaaaatttgttATAACTCCAATAATATGAAGAAAATCGCttccatttgaacgtattataactcgtaggactaataataaaattttttgtctaaatgttaaaatttttgataTGACTAACTATAACTAcagggggtggaaaaaacaagggttggggaacaaaaatattcataactcacTTAATAGACACACAATCAAATCTGTTTGATTGTTTgtatatcttataatttttatctaaaacttttgtctgaaacaaggGCTTGTAAAAAACAGgggtaaagtaaaaaaaattcataatttctgtaccattcttatttattgtaaaatcttaaaaattatctACACGTTtcatgctaaatatttttttatgcaaccaaccattactgcaagggctGCAAAGAAAACAATGGatgaaggacaaaaaaatcaattcataactcccttaatatgcacaTTATGAAATCcgtacaaattgtttgtaaacagtataaatattacctaaaactgttgtctgaaacaatttttgatacaacaaaCTATAAGagtaaggggtggaaaaaacaagggttggaggacaaaataaCTCAtatctcccttagtaggcacacaatcgaatccattaaaattttcttagttcttataatttttatcaaaaacttttatttgaaaTGATTTTTGATAAGACAGATTATTCCTGCCGGGGAATGAAAAAAcaggggtaaaaaataaaatttaatcttaaTTTCTGTACTTGCTATTAAATCtgttcttatttattgtgaaaccttaaaatattatttataactttctcATTAGAAATTCattttatacgacctaccatcGATGCAAGGTGTAGaaagtcaaaaaattaataactctcttagtaagtacactatcaaatctgtttcaactgtttgtaaaccttataaatattatctaaatttttttatgaaacaatttttcatacaCCAACTATTGATACtaagggtgaaataaacaggggtCAAAGGacgaaaaaaaatcctaaatcccTTATTAGGTTACCTGTATAatctatattaattaattaattgttaattttcTAAAATGCATCTAAAACTATAGACTGAACAATTTTGGTAAGATGAACCAGTACTACACGGGGTTGAAAAATCAATGGTTGGAATAAAAAACATTCTGTACCATATAAACTTCGtaagccatttttatttattttaaacttactaAATACTGTCTAAAATGTTtgtcttaagtaaatttttatgtaaccaactattactgcaaggtgtGGGAATAACAAGtgtgaaagacaaaaaaaaaatcatattttatttattagataCACTATTagatctgttataaattttaaatattctaaacAATATCTAAAACCCTGACTGAAACAATTgttgatgaaacaaactattaacattaaaacataggttaaaattataaaaatcaaatCAATACTTCCTTACTATCAATTTCGTTTGAATATAtttcaaaacatattaatattatcttaaaccttggtccagAACAAATTTTTATACCACTACGTATAAGTtcaaggaatgaaaaatagtttttgaaggtcaaaaaactCATaattaccttagtaggcatattataaaattcgttctaagctattcaatgctggatgcgatgagtaaaaaaaaacctttgaaacATTTTCGCCGCATGGTATAAGAGATAATGTTTTatcaatcattttggaatattggacaaCATATGGAATGTCATGTtggtacattaagttcttaaagtgttccaaaatttatagaaatttccagaacgtttccagaagaaataggtacttcaatAATTACTTACGCCTGtaagctgtgccaaaagggatttttttttttagtttataatattacaatattgaAATGTTAAAGTCTGAATTTTCGCTGAAGCAACTGCCCAAAATAAGCTCACCTCATTTTAAACAGTGTCTGCAGCAACTTTGCAGGGAGATTGATACTGCTGGCTGGGGCAGACCAGGCAGGATGACACTATGGTGGTCTTCCACCGCATTAAACagcgcggggaaaaaaaaaaacacttctcagTCCTTCACTCTGGCAGGAACCTTCCCACAGGTGGGAAGTCCATGACACATGACTCAGCCAGGAATCGTACTTGAGCCACGAGTCCATAACCAGGGGTTCCCACAAGGGGGgctaacgacgcagactgcgtcattaaaatttcaggggggggggggggtggttaaaagacgagaaaaatgtatctattatttacataattatagcttctaatgtgaaaatacatttctggtgctttgataattgaaagggatcttgtaaatcaaattgacaaccccgcactttcctcaacaaaagcagtttggcatctgtcagttcaggatggaaatattacctgatatgaccaaaattattattagaaaatcagttttaattaatgcaatatgtgataaaatataatactaaaaaagtataatattataaaataattgggtaaatcattgagaaaatggcataaaaaatttcggggggtgggggggggggccgcattatttgtttaggggggggggtgagtcatagtgtttgggggggggggggcgggcaccTCTGCCATAACTACTGGACCAAACGCTCATTTTCCTTGATGTATAGTAGAATAAtggtggaggggggaagagagagggtAAATAGTACTCATTGTATCATTAGATTGGTGACACTAGGGGCTTTATTGGTAATGAAATCTGACAAATTTCAGTGGACTATCTGGTTCACAATAATTGTATCTCGAAATTCTGTTTGCCACATGTATAATGTAATTAAAGCTTTTTATAATTATCTCGACTATTAGAATCTTCTACCAAaattttcgttaaaataataGACAGAACATGATATTGTCActtcataaattaattatatcaaatttaaaaggGGTCTCGTGGAAGAATCTTGTTTAAGGAAACAGCTTGTTCTTCAGCGGTGTGGTTTTTCAGCAGGGGCGTATGCAAGGGGAAGGGGTTTCTGGGGTGATATCCCCCCACCCCCAAGATCCTTAAAACTCTTATACAAATTAAATTCTGCGTATGCTTCTGATGGTGAAAAAACAAACCCCAGTGCGTACCGTAAGagtgtattatatatttttattttatttgaacttaCAATGCACGTAATTcacaatagttttatatatatatttcactggCGACCCGCGTGCCGTTCCAGAGCCGCCCAGAAGCTGTCATCCTCCTCGTTGTTGTAGTCGTCCTGGGACCCCGCCCTCTTGCCCCTGACTGGCCAGAAGGGATCCTCCGACTGGCCCTTGCCCAGCGTCCGGATGTCTGCGGAGTGGCGCCCCGTCTGCCTCTTGCGCCACTGGAACCACAGCGTCCACGCCTGTCAGCACTCGTCTCTGTGCTGAGTCACTGCAGTCACGACCATGTCGGACTCTACCACGTCAACATAGTTTTAATGAAATGCCAACAGCCAGGAAACAAGAAACACTCTACTGAAATGAAATCTTACAGTAAagataaactctgagcgaactaaaaactCCGGCAGCGCGGTAATGCGCCCTAGCGGTCGAGATAAAAGCTGGAATTCAGTCCGGAAAAAAATTCCGAACGTGAGAAGCTTGATTTGTACCGGACTACACAATGAGCCGAACCATAGAATACCGGATTATTtaccattatttttattattaggtAGGTTACTTCTTCGCTGAAGAAGAGCGTCTCTACCCTCTTTTGATTTATATAAACATTACAGGTACATTTTACCGAATAAATGTTTCCTAAAGAGATTTGTGCAAATGTGTTTTCCAAAAGAACAACAGGCATGCCGAATTTTTCTAAAGAATGAAATTAAAAGTTGTCTTTGGTTAGGGAGGCGGTGGGGTTGGTGGGAATGCTCGCCAGCGCAAAAAAATTCCTTCACTTGTAAATTGCTCTCCAAACGACTTCAACAAGGCGTGCCCGAAACGTCGGGCACATCATAATCTTTACGGATGCGGTTTGAACCCCGAAGCCGAGAATCATTTACGAGATCACAATGTAtctaaataacaaaattatgtCAGCAGACCAATGAACGTGGCTTGGCGATAATCTGGTTTAAATAGGTGGAGAGGAGTGGAGGAACCATTCCCGTTTGCAGTCAGTATTGCTGTTTTGCCTGGCACTtgcatcactgtgctattgtacATTAGAGTGAAGCAAGGCAAAGAGGTTTAaccatttgggggggggggggggaggtaagtTTTTCTTTCATAGGCATACTTCAAACACTTTAATTGTTGTTATTTGTATTGTTCGTCTCAGATCGCCCCCCACCCCCAAAATATAACTTTCTGGACTGACACTGAAAGAAAATTGGTGGACAGTCGGCGGACAGTGGCAGCGACTCACCGACTGCTGCGACGGGCTGCACGGCGCGCCCTCGCTGAAGCCGCGGCGACCCCGCGCCGCCCAGAAGGTGTCCTCGGAGGACAGCGCGTCCCGGAGCCCCCGCCGGCCCCTCGCGGCCCAGAAGGGCTCCTCCTTGGACAGCGCCTCGCGCAGCCCGCGCTTGTCGCGGTCCTCCCCGGGCCGGCCCTGCTCGCCGTACTCCTCGCCCTCCCGCCGGCCGCGGTTCGCCCAGAAGGGCGGCAGGTCCTCGGCCGACGCCTGCCCGTCGTCCCGGCGCCCCAGCGCGCCCCACGGCAGCCGCTGCCGCCGCCCGCGGTTCGCCCAGAAGGGCGGCGCCTCTTCGGAGGCCCAGCTCGCCGCCCTGTCGCTGCGGCTCAGGCGCTCCCAGCCCTCCTCCGCCGGCGAGCTGGCGTTCACCTGCGGCGGCGGGCGGTTCTTACAGAGGCGTGAacttttacgatgcgcgcgcgcatgtgcttttaaatcttatactttagtgattgatactgaGTACTGGCCCATATCATtaagaaacatttatttattgtggatattagtgatagaaattattgTGTTAATAAACtttatcaagtgtatttatagaaatgaggttatgttcccgtatgtataatttttttgctttataacctataaatcgttacgttattaattaaaatgtatatctaatgttatactaaattaaatacttaatttataCTTGTTTTTACATTAATACTGAATCCTAACCCAGACATCTcctaaacaaatacacttagttttagttaggttagaaaaaatggtaaaaaaaagaaAGTGGTTTGTTGGAGTAGTGTGGTTTGTTAtacaagaggtttttttttttaatgagttaggCAGTTGGTGAAGGAGTTGGGTGGCATTCTGATGGAGGGTAGGTTTTGATGAGGAAAAGATGCGATGAGCCTTTTTCAGtaactcttaaggggcccgcctcgtcaggggtgtatgtgtgttagtgaggcgggatgataggcgcgacgctcgctggtatttctagcgcggtatcacctctaagcgcaaggctctgaatggCGTGCAgttgtctcgtcgtcacaggataactgtgaaatttgagcggtgaccgtaacattatatggcctataaatgaagataaaggtgtaatgcaagtcccttaagtgctgtgaagaatctgtactggttgttttacgcctaaacattactatgaaaacatgcgttttagcaattttaactcttctaaaaatacagattaaaaacttaatccaaatcgaaagtacttttcgaccctcagcgaactcttgaatgcttttcgtgaacagacctcattcggatatcttgagtagttttgaaatcgcgttgtttttcctgaagttctgcgcaccgtgtgtgtgcccgggtaggcggagcccttaacagaAGTGCTGTTATTTACGTTACATCGTTAAATGATCCTTTGCACATTTACATTACTTTTGAACATTCTTTCCAGTCGTTGTATAATCTACAATTGTGTAGTTTCATGAAGAACCACACATTAAAATTAGGCAATCTTTTAAAAGGACTGTTATGAGTGTTTTGCAGAattaatatttcttaatttttttaaagtagttttcaaaatagttttataaagcGCTATATGTGCCCGCTACTTACTTTGCGTTGAATAGCTTTATAGCGATGCCTGCGAAAATTAGTTGGTGCATCCTGGAACGTGTGCCTTATTGGGATGAAAAATGTCATTCCACGACATTTTATATTATAGCTATAAATTTAATCACAAAGCATTAAATAACTTTTGTGTGATGCAGAACCAATTTTACAGACAGACAAAGATTAAAATAATGGTTTTGGCCCTTGTGGCCGTCACTTTAAGCCTACTTGTCACCAGTCTGTCACTAGTTTGCACGTGTGCACACATGACGTGTGTTGTGTGGCGGATGTGCAAGTGTTGAGACACGGGCACTCACCA
This DNA window, taken from Bacillus rossius redtenbacheri isolate Brsri chromosome 3, Brsri_v3, whole genome shotgun sequence, encodes the following:
- the LOC134530613 gene encoding uncharacterized protein LOC134530613 — translated: MPPAGAGAVFNPAPGGGRPHCTASHRRGNRCATMDHATAALVCMTVVVTVCSHVVATHGAVVNASSPAEEGWERLSRSDRAASWASEEAPPFWANRGRRQRLPWGALGRRDDGQASAEDLPPFWANRGRREGEEYGEQGRPGEDRDKRGLREALSKEEPFWAARGRRGLRDALSSEDTFWAARGRRGFSEGAPCSPSQQSWRKRQTGRHSADIRTLGKGQSEDPFWPVRGKRAGSQDDYNNEEDDSFWAALERHAGRQ